A window of Xenopus laevis strain J_2021 chromosome 1L, Xenopus_laevis_v10.1, whole genome shotgun sequence genomic DNA:
GAGGTCTCCTTGTACCTGGACAACTGCACAGAATTTCTCTGCATGCCCAGCTTGAAAATTAAgctgtctctctaaaaaaaaaaaaaaaaaaaaaaaaagaacaaatgccCCAAGATCCAAACTGAAACTCATTGCTTATATTGTTATAGGGTTTTAAGCATTTAAGAGGAATAATTAAAAAGGTGCACAAGTAAGGCTAATGTAAAAACACCTGatattctaaaatatttaaataaaactggATACATTTAGTCGCATTAAACTGACCAGTACCAATGGCAACTGCACAAAAAGTGAATGAATGAAATATTCAGAAACGGCAGAATTGTCTGTTGTACCTATAGCTGTGGAGCCGCACAAGTCATCTTCAGTCAGGCTGAATGAGTGGACCTGAACAGAAGGGACACCGAGCTGCAGCTAATCTCACTTTCACACCTGTTAGTGCCATATCCATAGGACAAGAAGGGACACAAACTATTGTAGTTTGACATCATTTTATGATAGGGACTTTGCACTCTGACAAATATACACACCCAGATACAGCAATGTTAATTTGcaattgtctttattttattattttttccccttaattTTGCCATCCTCCAGCCTAAAATATAAAAAGCTGTCCAGTTACAGGGGGTGTGGTTACTTGGGGTGTAGTTACTAGGGTAAATGGGACTGTAGGAATAAGGTAATAGTAGGAATTAGACAACAGTTTAAAGTCTAAACAGAAGAAATGCCCAACAAAAGTTTgggaaatatttaaaggcacagtcacATCAAAAATTACTGTTACTCTGACACTAACCTAAGAGTGTTCTTTTCAGGTTGCCTTCTGAAGTAGGTTGGGAATCTTCTATCTTACATGATTAGGCACTTACTTTGTAAAGGGAAAGGGATTATTTTATATAGTGCTATTCTCCCATGGGATGTTAAGCTCTTTTGAGCAAGCAAGCTAGCACTAAATTTTCTGTGACACCAAGAGATTAAGTGACTTTTCCAGGGTCACAAGGAGTTGCTAGTGGCAATTTACCACAGGGAATCGAACCAGGGTCTTTAGCATGAGATCCCACATCAAAGCTTTGTTAATTTACATGAAAGTGTTACTGTAAATATTTTGGTATTTCTTAACACAGGTTGTGGGGAgactttattttttgtaaataaggcCCTGGCCATGACACTGATTACATCTGAAGCTCTGTACATGATTTCAGGCATTTAATATACCTTTTCAAATGGTAGGGCTTAAATGAATTTGGGTGCAAATTATAGGACGTGGGAGACTGTCCTGTTACTGACAGAGATGTATACATACCTAGTTAAATTAAATATGATGAAAATTCTTGGGTGAATGGGTGAAATTTTGTGGTGGTTTCATCAAAATATTAGGTGAAATGCGGAACTTTTGCAATTCCATACCCAATAAAAGATTATGCACATctctattggtggcaaaaaatatttttttaatgattatcagTACCCTCCTCATACAGTGATCCAAATAatagaatgatcccttatccaaaaaactccagtCCCAACattccagatcccatacccgtaattAATATCACTGACTATCGAAATTGTAATTTTGTAAACAGGCTgcatacacaattaaatgtatcaCATTATAAGAAGTCTGCATactatgtattatttatactCAAATACCccttaattacactgtaaagGCACACATAATAGGTCAAAACATCTGTTTATAGCCTTATTAGCTACAATATGACTTATAATGCAGTGACACCTACTGGTGTGTTGTATCATTTCAGTTACtccaattttttatttactgCCAAGTGGTCAGAAAAGAATAGtgtgtaatttatttaaattaactgAGCTGTATTATGATAAATCagagtaataaaacaatatacatttatttctgcCATATACAGGCCACTTTTCTAGTTGGAATATTGTCTGCATATATTAAATGACAGTTAAACTTTAACTAGAactttctgactttttcaaaagCAGCTAGTTCTACAGTCCTATTTAGATTCCTATCAGTTGTAAAGATTCTATTTTATGACTTAAATGTATGGCaaaaattaaaggctagagtaaGCAACCCTTGTGATGGTATTCAGAATAGGAAATGTGCTAGAACTGTGTTTCCCACCCTCACTCTTGTACCCAATAGCTAATTTTCAGAATCTCTTCTAATAAGTTAATGTAATAATTTGTCTTaagtttgcccacatctagtaacccaattatataaccagtaaatgctatctgttgattggttgctatgggttcatacaaaaatatcaaacttaagtccatttattacattaacttCAAATACCCAGTCCACTACGTAGAAGGCCTTTACTGCATATAATGTTAGAAAGAACGAGGGGTCTACCTGTAATTCGGATCTCTACGCCTTAAGTCTGATaaggaatcatttaaacattaattaaacccaataagattatttttTCACCAACAAGGatgaattatatatgaattataatcaagtacaatgtaccgtattattatagggaaaagggtattttttttaaattttaattatttgattaaaatgtattctatgtgagatggccttcccataattcagagctttctggataacgggtttccagataaagtatCCCATATATGTACGCTTGTAACATATCAGTGACAACTTCAGCAGCTCTTGCCATTAAAGTGTGTTTCGACATACAGGAGCAGGATATCTGAGATTGATCTGAGGTAGCAATATGTAGCCTTCAAAGTCCGGAGTCTTCAACCTCAATTTCCTACTTTTATGGCTCCGATTACCTCCTCTTAGATTATATCAGCTGTTAATATTTCAACCTGGCCTTTGGTCATTTTGGAGAATTTGCGGTGCTATGATAATAACACATAACGCCGACaagaatgcaaatcgccggcaggatggcaagtGAATCGCATCCCACCGGTGAGTCTTATTCTTCCTGGTgagaaggcatttcagggagattagtagagtctgttttttttttttacacaacctaaaatttattttcttttatattgaaatgatataagaaatggattttttttttaaaactttcttatttgtaatgttttattttaaaaagaaaaaaaaagttctgtagtAGAGAGGCAAGCTATTGATATATGTTATAAGGTTATAAAAGGTCATTTACAGCCTGGCTCTTGCCCTCTCTGGTCTGCTTCCAGGTAATAGTACATATTCAGTACTTCATTAAAATTTACTGCACAGCTGAACTTTAAAGCTCTCTAGTGGTTCCTATCGAGAGAGTCTGTTTTTCTGCCAGTTTTGCCAGGGTGGGCACAGTCACAGTTCATCAAGGGAGCTTAACAAGatgcaataaaaaaagtatgttttctaCTTGTATTGGTAATGTATCCATGGTTTTTTGCAGTGTTTAAAACCAAAACTGCACAGGGTGCCTCAGTAGTACAGGACCTCTCAGAACTTCATAGAAATtatcttttaaatagttttaaaccAATTATATACTCAGGCACCTGACCCTTCCCCCTGCAGGCTTTAGATTGTAAAGTATTGCCAGCTGAACGTTCTGCTTTATATGAAAGGGAACCTGTGGTACTTTTTCAAGcaccttatattttttttcaagcacCTTATATTTGAAGCTTGCATAATCATGCTGTTAATGGGTGTTGTGAAGCCTTAACTTTTTGGAAAAAGTATTGGAATCTACCCAAGCTTAAATGCCTTCTTTCATGTTACAGACTGAGTTTTGAAGAAGTGATTGTGGTAATAATGTATAACCATGTTGTTATGATaagattgtatttttatactttttatattttaatacctATAAAACAGATGGAAATATTTAATGTGTGCCAAAAGTCGTGATCTGTATGTTTCCTACTGAAAGAATATCAACTCTTTTTTTTATCTACTCTTCCTACTTAAAGAAATAAGTAAATATCTACTCTTTAGGGTCTACTCAACTGGAGCACTGTTTGCATGAAGTTAATATATTAACTGTGCTTGCATGACCTTCTTTGGCGTCACTAAACATGATCGTGTAACAGGGATAGTAAATTGTGAGCTGCACTgggacagggacagatgtgagtGATTAAATGTGAGTAACATTTTGGTGATATAGAAATCATTTATGataatatttaatttggaaataacCTGCCTTTATACATATTAAAGTCTTTCCTTTTAACAGTTTAATAAGTTAGGAGAGAAGAGTCTTATGTTAAGTTTGGTTATAGACCTGCTATACtgtttttcagttggtctttttttatttgcatcgaTTTGAATTAATATGCTtccaatttttttgctttttatagcATGCAAAAGACCCCCCATCAAtcagaaataaacacaaaatagacCAGTTGCAATATGGTTATTATTCAGCTGCATATGCCATAATGAAACTTTATGTTAAGGTGGACAATCCCTTTGATATCAGCTTTATTTAGATGTACACCAGCTACAAttcatataattaataatatgttttttactgactgaattttttttatttcaatttccaGGGGATGAACATAAAAAATGTCACTACATGTTCAACTTGACTTCCCTGACATCCTCTGAAAACATTCTATCAGCCACATTACATTATTATCTGGGGGATCTTCTAAACTCCAGCCACAGATGTCCTCATTCTCTGTTCTGCACTCAACATGGGCATGCAAAACCtgaatttacattatatttaacaTTGTGGAGCTTCAATGCTCTTCAAAATCCTACTCATGTTATTAGTAATTTTCTCATTAATGTATCAGCATCTCAACGGGACCACCCACTTTGGCAGTGGAAGGACATCACTCAGGCTGTACGTAAGGCCAAGGAATATGGTGAGGCTGTCCTTGGATTCAATCTGACAAtagaatatccaaattacagaagcatAGACATTTTAGGGCTCAAACCTTATATATTGGTTTATGCAAATGACTCTGCAATTTCAGAGCCTGACAGTGTTGTTTCCAGCTTGCATGGGCCACATACTCCTCTTGCTCTCAAACCAAACCGGAAAACAGAAAAAgctgaacaaagaaaaaaacgaTCTACAGAAATTCTTTTACCCTTACAAAACAATGAGCTCCCTGGTGCAGAATACCAGTACAGTGTGGATGAAGAGGGTTGGGAAGAAAGAAAGCCCTACAAAAATCTTCAGGGACGTCAGAATGAGaaggataaaaataagaaaaagcttagaaaaggtAGCCGTCAGAAGAGCCAAACACTTCAGTTTGATGAACAGACCTTGAAAAAAGCAAGAAGAAAGCAGTGGAATGAACCACGAAACTGTGCACGGCGTTATCTAAAAGTCGATTTTGCAGACAttggctggagtgaatggattaTTTCCCCCAAATCCTTTGATGCATATTACTGCTCAGGTGCATGCCAGTTCCCAATGCCAAAGGTACTgtaaattttttatagtattttacacTGACTTTtatttctgtgtgtatatatattttcatgcagTGCTGGGCAGGAAAGTGCATCTCCTTTTTATGAACTGTACaggtttttttaatcaataaaatattccaGCTGTTTTATTTGGGAGCCCTCTGAAGCCGTAAATAAGTAATATTTTTATGTCTGTTCTATAAGTGTAGTTGTTAAAATAGTGAGATTTAAAAACTGAGGTTACGTGCAGGAATTTATTGTACTGCATCCAATCATTAATATCTTTTTAAGGTAGGATTACATGAACTTTTGTCCTCTTTTAGAAGTTTGTGTTCTGTGAATTTTTCTAAGGTCTTTCAATTTCACATTAATGATCAAATTTTTGGTGGTACACAGAAAAATctgtgtaattattatttttaattataatttagtatTACATCATTTCATGCTTAATTGAAGTTTCTGACATACACTGCTACAGAGATAGCACTTGTTCATGTGCATTGTGTGTGATATGTGCACATTTActacatttgcatttatatttgccATAATCAAACCATACTGTACTATACTTCTTTTCAACTCAAGCTTTACTATGTTCCTTTAAAGTTAGgctcaggggtgatcctggcccttCCGCCACCTGCTGTAGCTGTCGCCCACCCGTGCGCTGACCTTTTTGCGCCGGAAGGACTCACATTcccttgcaggtcctgtccagtggagttcacagcagccatcttttcTTCTTCCAGTAGTGATAGGCATTTTCAggtgcgccaaaagtcacgtaatatccggaaaaaaaaatcttgaaatttcgtgaagattcctccaactgcgcatgtgtccgAAAATGCCGGTCACTACTGGAAGAAGACTgaaggagacaagatggctgTTGTGAACTCCACTCGACAGGACCTGCAAGGAAGGGTAAGtagaaaattaggggcatttgcccagggtgccaggtaggccagggggggaggagggagggggtcctatttagggtaggggggaaggagtatgcaaattagggggttgaattctcctttaactatagTTGATGCAGatcctgcggttgcagggggcccaggagagtagagggcccagtaaggccATAATTTCTGAGCAATATACTGAGTAATAtattttggtagaataggtcaacgtACCAATGGGTTGGGCCCTAAAATTGAATTTGTTGTTGAGccctgtaacatctagttatgtcacttACGAAGACATGCACTGACATTAGAAGAAAGGATGTTACATCTTAAGTGTAAATAGTGTTTTACAATGAGAGCTTTTATTTTGTAGAATTCTGTCATTGAGGAGGTTGTAATGGCAAATACATTGCCCAGCTTCAAGGGATGTTTACTATCTTGCTTTTTAGGCATACTGAATTTATTGACAAGGGATTGTCCTCTTGgaattttttaaactggaaatggTTTCAGATGTGGTCTTTTTCACCATTCTCTAGCAGTTAGACTGGCTGAAATTACTggacctaacttactatgttactatgtagacaGAAACattcttcattttatattaatgtattttattaatgtaattatttgctCTTCTTGTTTTGAATAACTGCTGTATGTCTGCTGGTGTAGTAACGCTCAAGTATAGAATAGAAAGCAATACATAATAAGAATAATGATTAACATTAAGCCTCACAGTCAGTGTTTTTTTGATTAATGCAACCACGACAATAACAACGACAAAGCACTTTCAGCTGTAGGCAAAGTTGCTGAGGACAGGCACTTCTATAACgcactaaaatttaatttaaactgaATTTCTACTTTAAGATTGCCTTTTTCGAGATTGAGCAAATTACTGTTAACTGTGAATTTAGAATTATGTTGAGTGCTTTCTGGTATAAATGTTTTTACATGTTGAATGCCTGTTTTATCTGTGGAATTGAAACCCTGAACTGGCGTTCACTCTCATTTGTGACATGGGGTTGGGTGGAATTGGATATcacatatgtttttaaaaagctaTGTCAAGTTCTAACATTTACAAGAAGGAAAAATCTGAATGCAATTGTTACATTTTCCATAACCTCAACCAAGTTGGTCCACCTGTCTCCCCTGGAATTCCTGGGCCTCTAGCAGCTTGGACTCTGTTTCCAAAGGTTAATTATGATCAGTCCACATCCATAGCATATCAATTTCTCATTTAGTTTGGAATGGTAAGGCAGTTAACATGGGGAGCAAGAAACAACATTCAGTATATAAGGTGGGCTgttcttattttctttcttttttatatataattttaattagtAACATTAGACCAATGTTTTCTTTACAGGCTAGTGAACTTTATTCTCTGCATAAGGATAAATATAAGGAGACCAAAGAAAGAAACAGAGCCCCATTTACAAAGCATGGGACAAGGTACGAAGTGTAAAAACTGGGCacaaagcaccatgtttttttgcactttgcacagcaCTGCCTGAATTCGGCATCCCTGTAAGGGCAGGTGCCCACGCTACATGGGTGTCCTTTTGGATGCCCCTAAGCTTGCATGTCATTTATATGCACAAGCTAGGGAGTGCCAGTTGTCATGGTTGCAAGGGATTCATGAAATTTGTAAATGGTAATAGTTGTATTTTCATATATCACttttaacatttatattgttCAAATGATCAGATGGACCTCTCCAAGCTACAGgtacatttaaaatttaaaattatagtTTAATGAAAAGCTGTCCTATAGTTAATGTACCTACCTTAGTAGGTGGTTTAAAAATATGTTATGGCAAAGACCAATTTGCCGGTGACAGCAGGTTGAAATGGTTGATGGAAGATAGGAGAGACTTGAGAAATAATGGGTCACTTTTTAGTAGACCCAATTCAATTAATTAAGTCACTCATAGACTCAAAAAACACGTTCAAACTACACTAGAACTGGTGAAAGTAAACAGAAGTCCTGTACGTGATGGTATTCACCCCTAGTCACTTTACTTAATCATCCAGTATATTCTGATGGCTGGAATTATGCGTAATTAGTATTCTACCAATATCTATGGAAAAAAAGCTTTTGGAGGGGGTAATAAGGGGATAACATATTGGAAGACATTTCAAATAACAATACTATGTGTCAGCATCAATTTATGTGTAATAGAACTTGTCAGACAAATCTGTCTTCTATGACATGGTAAACAAACACCTACACCTTGCAATTACAGttgatgtgatctatttagattgTACCACAGAACCATACAGTAGGCAATGTaagtactgtctctgtttgtGTTTCCGATGATAAATTGTACTTTATCATAAGTTCCACTCAAGATGTTCCACTTTGCAGacagatttgactaaattggaaattGGGTATGCTCTTATGGGAGATACTGGGCAATAATAACCGCCACAGTTTTTTTCTATTGTGTAATATTATgtaactggtgtgtgtgtgtatacatat
This region includes:
- the bmp3.L gene encoding bone morphogenetic protein 3 precursor (The RefSeq protein has 1 substitution compared to this genomic sequence) — its product is MAECRPWLVLWVGCCGCLCLALGELLNDGLLAVGMGTGDAARQEEAALPLGDTVSEHMLRLYDKYRSGGGRAKESLRYRQALPDGNTVRSFRAMNGDEHKKCHYMFNLTSLTSSENILSATLHYYLGDLLNSSHRCPHSLFCTQHGHAKPEFTLYLTLWSFNALQNPTHVISNFLINVSASQRDHPLWQWKDITQAVRKAKEYGEAVLGFNLTIEYPNHRSIDILGLKPYILVYANDSAISEPDSVVSSLHGPHTPLALKPNRKTEKAEQRKKRSTEILLPLQNNELPGAEYQYSVDEEGWEERKPYKNLQGRQNEKDKNKKKLRKGSRQKSQTLQFDEQTLKKARRKQWNEPRNCARRYLKVDFADIGWSEWIISPKSFDAYYCSGACQFPMPKSLKPSNHATIQSIVRAVGVVPGIPEPCCVPEKMSSLSILFLDENKNVVLKVYPNMTVESCACR